A genomic region of Bernardetia sp. ABR2-2B contains the following coding sequences:
- a CDS encoding AMP-binding protein: MSESQIKNTAITQYESTLYFPFEICKGEIGKKVLISELSQTVLCSSYNQLVISFCMEWQSNKSEFIVHTSGSTGIPKPISLTRKQMKNSVFATAQALDLKQNERFLICLNTEYIAGKMMLVRGMELDAEMIIVPPKRNPLEDFDEKMWFDFAAFVPMQLQTILDETPEKIAILRQMKAIIIGGAPVSYSLLKKIRSTKALNRVPIYSTYGMSETVTHIALKRLNNKRGKCKKELSDTYKTLPNVKIKTDERGCLVISAPHTLGKEIITNDLVDIKNENEFEWLGRADFAINTGGVKVFPEKVEVFIERAFYELNLKRRFFISSKPDETLGEKVILIIEGLPFDKKFENDLLEHLKTNLPAYHAPKQFFYLSNFAMTKTSKIDRKECMNLIF, encoded by the coding sequence ATGTCAGAATCACAAATTAAAAATACTGCTATTACTCAATATGAATCAACTTTATATTTTCCTTTTGAAATCTGTAAAGGAGAAATAGGCAAAAAAGTTCTAATTTCAGAGCTTTCTCAAACAGTTCTTTGTAGTTCATACAATCAACTTGTGATTAGCTTTTGTATGGAATGGCAGAGCAATAAAAGTGAATTTATAGTTCATACATCAGGTTCAACAGGCATTCCTAAGCCCATTTCGCTTACTAGAAAACAGATGAAAAATAGTGTTTTTGCAACAGCTCAAGCATTGGACTTGAAGCAGAATGAACGTTTTCTAATTTGCCTAAATACTGAATATATTGCAGGGAAAATGATGCTTGTTCGTGGAATGGAATTAGATGCAGAAATGATAATAGTTCCTCCCAAACGAAATCCCTTGGAAGATTTTGATGAAAAAATGTGGTTTGATTTTGCTGCTTTTGTACCGATGCAATTACAAACTATTTTAGATGAAACTCCTGAAAAAATTGCGATTTTGCGTCAGATGAAAGCTATTATTATTGGTGGTGCGCCTGTTTCATATTCACTTCTCAAAAAAATACGTTCTACAAAAGCACTCAACAGAGTGCCTATTTATTCTACCTATGGAATGAGCGAAACGGTTACACATATCGCATTAAAAAGACTTAATAATAAGAGGGGAAAATGCAAAAAAGAGCTTTCAGATACTTATAAAACACTTCCAAATGTAAAAATAAAAACGGATGAGCGTGGCTGCTTAGTTATTTCTGCACCTCATACTTTAGGAAAAGAAATTATTACGAACGATTTAGTAGATATAAAAAATGAAAATGAGTTTGAATGGCTTGGTCGTGCAGATTTTGCTATAAATACAGGAGGAGTAAAGGTTTTTCCAGAAAAAGTAGAAGTTTTTATTGAAAGAGCTTTTTATGAATTGAATTTAAAAAGACGTTTCTTTATTTCTTCTAAGCCTGATGAGACATTAGGTGAAAAAGTAATTCTGATTATTGAAGGTTTACCATTTGATAAAAAATTTGAAAATGACCTTTTAGAGCATCTCAAAACAAACCTTCCTGCTTATCATGCGCCAAAACAGTTTTTTTACCTCTCTAATTTTGCTATGACAAAAACAAGTAAAATAGATAGAAAAGAATGTATGAATTTAATTTTTTAA